In Halopseudomonas nanhaiensis, a single window of DNA contains:
- the trpA gene encoding tryptophan synthase subunit alpha: MNRLQQRFDQLRAEGRPALITYLCAGDPDPATSLAMLQALPTAGADIIELGMPFSDPMADGPVIQAATQRALRAGQTLRGTLEMVRAFRRQDADTPLVLMGYYNPIFRYGSEAFMADARDAGVDGLLIVDLPAEHAGELGRVVQDDALVLLPMVAPGTDGRRLPGVLGGRGGFVYYVSVNGVTGAGAAEAQDVAEGVRRIRQHSELPVCIGFGIRTPAQVRAVASLADGVVVGSALVDCLVTRGSAAALELTRELAEALRPVSSDEAQPVPARYQA, encoded by the coding sequence ATGAACCGTCTGCAGCAGCGTTTCGACCAATTGCGCGCAGAGGGCCGGCCGGCTCTTATCACTTATCTGTGCGCCGGCGATCCGGACCCGGCCACCAGCCTTGCGATGCTGCAGGCGCTCCCGACCGCGGGTGCCGACATCATCGAGCTGGGCATGCCCTTCAGCGACCCCATGGCAGACGGGCCGGTCATTCAGGCAGCGACCCAGCGCGCCCTGCGCGCCGGGCAGACACTGCGGGGGACGCTGGAGATGGTTCGTGCGTTTCGCCGGCAGGACGCCGATACGCCGCTGGTACTTATGGGCTATTACAATCCGATCTTTCGCTACGGCAGCGAGGCGTTTATGGCCGACGCCCGTGACGCCGGTGTCGACGGCTTGCTGATTGTCGATCTGCCGGCCGAGCATGCCGGCGAGCTCGGCCGCGTCGTGCAAGACGATGCATTGGTCCTGCTACCGATGGTCGCGCCCGGCACTGACGGCCGCCGGCTTCCAGGGGTCCTCGGTGGGCGCGGCGGATTCGTCTATTACGTGTCGGTCAACGGCGTCACCGGCGCCGGCGCGGCTGAGGCGCAGGATGTGGCAGAAGGCGTGCGAAGGATCCGGCAGCACAGCGAGCTGCCTGTGTGCATCGGCTTCGGCATCCGTACGCCGGCGCAGGTCCGCGCGGTGGCTTCCCTGGCCGATGGCGTCGTAGTGGGTTCGGCGCTGGTCGATTGCCTGGTCACGCGGGGGTCCGCGGCGGCCCTGGAGCTGACCCGCGAACTCGCCGAGGCGCTGCGTCCGGTCAGCTCTGACGAAGCGCAGCCAGTACCGGCGCGGTATCAGGCCTGA
- the trpB gene encoding tryptophan synthase subunit beta yields the protein MNQTPLEFAGPDANGLFGRFGGRFVAESLMPLVLDLEQAFDEALADPQFIRELRSFENEFVGRPNPLYFAERLTASLGGAQIFFKREDLNHTGAHKINNCIGQGLLARRMGKTRIIAETGAGMHGVAAATVAARFGLPCVVYMGATDIERQRDNVARMRLLGATIVPVTNGTGTLKDAMNEALRDWVTNVDDTFYMIGTVAGPHPYPLMVRTFQSVIGRETREQCQARTGRLPDSLVACIGGGSNAMGLFHPFLEDRSVRLIGVEAAGEGLDSGRHAASLQGGEPGVLHGNRTYLLQDGDGQIHDAHSISAGLDYPGIGPEHAWLHECGRVEYAAVTDSEALNAFHQCCRLEGIIPALETAHALAEAMRLAPQLPSDHQMIVCLSGRGDKDMPTVLKLMEASA from the coding sequence ATGAACCAAACCCCACTGGAATTTGCCGGACCGGATGCCAACGGCTTGTTCGGCCGCTTCGGCGGGCGATTCGTTGCCGAGTCGTTGATGCCGCTGGTGCTGGATCTGGAACAGGCCTTCGACGAAGCGCTGGCCGACCCGCAGTTCATTCGCGAGCTGCGCAGCTTCGAAAACGAATTCGTCGGCCGGCCCAATCCGCTGTACTTTGCCGAGCGCCTCACGGCCAGCCTCGGCGGCGCGCAGATCTTCTTCAAACGCGAAGACCTCAACCATACCGGCGCCCACAAGATCAACAACTGCATCGGCCAGGGCCTGCTGGCCCGGCGCATGGGCAAGACGCGAATCATCGCGGAAACCGGGGCGGGCATGCATGGCGTAGCCGCTGCGACCGTCGCGGCTCGCTTCGGCCTCCCCTGTGTGGTGTACATGGGTGCCACCGACATCGAGCGACAGCGCGACAACGTCGCGCGCATGCGCCTGCTGGGCGCAACCATCGTGCCTGTCACCAACGGCACCGGCACCCTGAAGGACGCCATGAACGAAGCGTTGCGCGACTGGGTGACCAACGTCGACGATACCTTCTACATGATCGGTACCGTGGCCGGGCCGCATCCTTATCCGTTGATGGTGCGCACCTTCCAGTCGGTCATCGGCCGGGAGACCCGCGAGCAGTGCCAGGCCCGCACCGGCAGGCTGCCCGACAGTCTGGTCGCCTGCATTGGCGGGGGCTCGAATGCGATGGGGCTGTTTCATCCTTTCCTGGAGGATCGAAGCGTGCGCCTGATAGGTGTCGAAGCCGCCGGCGAAGGGCTCGACAGCGGTCGGCATGCCGCCAGTCTGCAGGGAGGCGAGCCGGGTGTACTGCATGGCAATCGTACCTACCTGCTGCAGGATGGTGACGGCCAGATCCATGATGCGCACTCGATATCTGCGGGACTCGACTATCCGGGCATCGGGCCCGAACACGCCTGGCTGCACGAATGTGGTCGAGTCGAATACGCGGCCGTCACCGATTCCGAAGCGCTGAACGCCTTTCATCAGTGCTGTCGCCTGGAGGGCATCATTCCTGCGCTGGAGACGGCCCATGCCCTGGCTGAGGCGATGCGACTGGCTCCGCAGCTCCCGTCGGACCATCAGATGATCGTTTGCCTGTCCGGCCGGGGCGACAAGGACATGCCCACCGTATTGAAACTGATGGAGGCGTCGGCATGA
- a CDS encoding LysR family transcriptional regulator, with amino-acid sequence MPRDLPSLNALRSFDAAARLESVSLAADSLNVTHGAVSRQLRSLESELGVALFEKAGRGLKLTDAGRRLRDACDQAFADLRQACESIRQADVHAPLLLACPGSLLARWFIPRLDRLNRELPELNLHLSASEAELDPRRPGVSATLLFAAPPWPADLQAYPLLNERIGPVLSPRLAGAERFAAGAPQALRGEPLLHTASRPGAWADWALSSGLAPTDLRQGQGFEHLYYLLEAALAGIGVAIAPELLVADDVASGRLVAPWGFVETGNQLVLLAAARQPQTRIAQLAGWLEANMTSGQSD; translated from the coding sequence ATGCCACGCGATCTACCGTCGCTCAACGCCTTGCGAAGTTTCGATGCCGCGGCCCGGCTGGAGAGTGTCAGTCTGGCTGCGGATAGCTTGAACGTAACGCATGGTGCGGTCAGCCGTCAGCTACGCAGCCTTGAGAGCGAATTGGGTGTTGCCCTGTTCGAGAAGGCGGGTCGCGGCCTGAAACTCACCGATGCCGGTCGCCGCCTGCGCGATGCCTGTGACCAGGCTTTCGCTGATCTGCGCCAGGCCTGCGAGTCGATTCGCCAGGCCGACGTGCACGCTCCATTGCTGCTGGCGTGTCCTGGTAGCCTTCTGGCCCGATGGTTCATCCCGCGGCTGGACCGGCTCAATCGCGAACTGCCCGAACTCAATCTGCATCTTTCCGCAAGCGAAGCCGAGCTCGACCCCAGACGTCCCGGCGTCAGCGCCACGCTGCTGTTCGCCGCCCCGCCCTGGCCCGCTGACCTGCAGGCCTATCCGCTGCTGAACGAGCGCATTGGGCCGGTGCTCAGTCCCAGGCTGGCTGGAGCGGAACGCTTTGCTGCCGGCGCGCCGCAAGCCTTGCGGGGGGAACCGCTTCTGCACACCGCTTCACGTCCCGGCGCCTGGGCGGACTGGGCGCTCAGCAGCGGACTGGCGCCCACCGACCTGCGCCAGGGGCAGGGTTTCGAACACCTGTACTACCTGCTCGAGGCCGCTCTGGCCGGAATCGGCGTGGCCATCGCGCCCGAACTGCTGGTAGCAGACGACGTTGCTTCCGGCCGGCTGGTCGCCCCCTGGGGGTTCGTCGAGACCGGCAATCAGCTGGTTCTGCTGGCCGCCGCCCGACAGCCGCAGACGCGCATCGCACAGCTTGCCGGGTGGCTGGAGGCGAACATGACGTCAGGGCAATCTGATTGA
- a CDS encoding ATP-binding cassette domain-containing protein produces MFQLDSVTFAVPSRTLLHPLDLTLEEGRMIGLIGHNGSGKSTLIKLLARQQEPAAGRIELDGKPLAEWGEREFARQVAYLPQQLPAAESLTVRELVGFGRYPWHGLLGRFGEEDHARVERAMQLTQVEQYAERLVDSLSGGERQRAWLAMLLAQNTRYLLLDEPTSALDIAHQVEVLALVHDLSRELGLGIIVVLHDINMAARYCDWLVALHSGRLLMQGTPEELMTDAHLHSIYGLPMTVIPHPTQATSIAVVQG; encoded by the coding sequence ATGTTCCAGCTCGATTCCGTCACTTTCGCCGTGCCCTCGCGCACGCTGCTGCATCCCCTCGACCTGACGCTTGAGGAAGGCCGGATGATCGGTCTGATCGGTCACAACGGCTCCGGCAAGTCGACCCTGATAAAACTGCTCGCCCGGCAGCAAGAGCCCGCGGCCGGTCGCATCGAGCTGGACGGCAAGCCGCTGGCAGAATGGGGCGAGCGGGAATTCGCCCGGCAGGTCGCTTATCTGCCACAGCAGCTGCCCGCAGCAGAAAGTCTCACGGTACGTGAGCTGGTCGGATTCGGACGCTACCCCTGGCATGGCCTGCTGGGGCGCTTCGGCGAGGAGGATCACGCCAGAGTCGAGCGAGCCATGCAATTGACACAGGTCGAGCAGTACGCCGAGCGCCTGGTCGACAGTCTTTCCGGCGGTGAACGGCAACGGGCCTGGCTGGCCATGCTGTTGGCGCAGAACACCCGCTATCTGCTGCTCGACGAACCGACCTCTGCGCTGGACATCGCGCACCAGGTTGAGGTGCTGGCGCTGGTGCATGATCTCAGCCGTGAGCTCGGGCTCGGCATCATCGTCGTGTTGCACGACATCAACATGGCTGCGCGCTACTGCGATTGGCTGGTCGCCCTGCATTCCGGTCGCTTGCTGATGCAGGGGACGCCGGAGGAGCTGATGACCGATGCCCATCTGCATAGCATTTATGGCCTGCCGATGACCGTTATCCCCCATCCTACGCAGGCGACGTCGATCGCCGTGGTACAGGGGTGA
- a CDS encoding ABC transporter substrate-binding protein yields the protein MRRRAFLLGCLLIASLTVARAEPLVASRVAVIDWGLAETLLGLGMTPLAVAELDNYRRWVAIPEMPAGVQDLGLRTEPNLELLAQLRPDLILITPQFEAARPKLERIAPVVSLSIYRPNGDPYANAQQVTREIAALTALEPNAEALIASVDAQLDALREALADQTIPPLFVASLMDDRHARVFGRQSLFHAVMQRAGLTNAWSGSDNFWGFAQTGIEQLADPAEAGLILLQPLPLNAERSLASSALWQNLPLVRAERVYRFPPTWQFGGLVSASRFASLLDEALDE from the coding sequence GTGAGGCGTCGCGCCTTTCTGCTCGGTTGCCTGTTGATCGCCTCGCTGACGGTCGCTCGCGCCGAGCCCCTGGTCGCCAGTCGCGTGGCCGTGATCGACTGGGGCCTGGCTGAAACCCTGCTGGGTCTCGGCATGACACCCCTGGCTGTGGCCGAGCTGGACAACTACCGACGCTGGGTCGCGATACCCGAGATGCCGGCCGGCGTACAGGACCTCGGGCTGCGTACCGAACCCAACCTCGAGCTGCTGGCTCAACTGCGCCCGGATCTGATTCTCATCACCCCCCAGTTCGAGGCTGCCCGCCCAAAGCTCGAGCGCATCGCGCCGGTCGTCAGCCTGTCGATCTACCGCCCGAACGGCGATCCCTATGCCAATGCCCAGCAGGTGACCCGGGAAATCGCTGCATTGACTGCTCTGGAGCCAAATGCCGAAGCGTTGATTGCCTCGGTGGATGCGCAGTTGGATGCGCTGCGAGAGGCTCTCGCCGATCAGACGATCCCGCCGCTGTTCGTAGCCAGTCTGATGGACGACCGGCACGCCCGGGTATTCGGTCGTCAAAGCCTGTTTCATGCGGTGATGCAGCGCGCCGGGCTGACCAATGCCTGGTCCGGCTCGGACAATTTCTGGGGATTCGCGCAGACGGGTATCGAACAGCTGGCAGATCCGGCCGAAGCCGGACTGATTCTGTTGCAGCCGTTGCCGCTCAATGCCGAACGCAGTCTGGCATCGAGTGCGCTCTGGCAGAACCTGCCGCTGGTGCGCGCTGAACGGGTCTACCGTTTTCCGCCCACCTGGCAGTTCGGTGGACTGGTTTCGGCCAGCCGTTTTGCCAGTCTCCTGGATGAGGCGCTGGATGAATGA
- the fhuB gene encoding Fe(3+)-hydroxamate ABC transporter permease FhuB yields the protein MNEVMLRRPPVGLWVGALLVVALLLALVQLAGRLPPALWFTALVGPDLSDVRQLLVYFSWLPRLAMSGLCGAALGLAGLLMQQVLRNPLASPSTLGAANGAQLALALTTLYAPTLLVASEWIAFAGAALATLAVMLLAHRRGMSPLSLILAGLVISLYLGALNVVLMLMQPQGLTALFIWTAGSLSQHSWDGVLFLLPRLALALLAVMVLARPLALLELDETGARSLGVSLGRLRALALGIAVFLTACVVSSVGVIGFIGLAAPAIVRLMGARSFAQRLIWTPLLGAALLWLADLSLQQLAGERSELLPTGAVTALLGAPLLLWLLPRLRMGGAPTLRTPAMSLGSTRPAARTPVVLGLLLLGLAALALLLGQGPDGWTLTLDPAVLEWRLPRAMAAVGAGLMLAVAGTLLQRLTGNPMASPEIMGISAGAALGLMAMVFLWPTAPLLIRLLVGCLGAAVTLTIIIGFARRQDFSPERLLLVGIAISALFDAVQTLVLSLNDPRGQNLLGWLSGSTYHVEMPLALVACIGAGVLLLACLPLQRWLTLLPLGDGPPRSLGVPLARARLLLMLLAALLTAAGTLVIGPLSFVGLMAPHMARLLGFHRARGQLLAAAALGAGLMLLADWLGRMLMFPDQLPAGLLAAVLGGAYLVWGLGRRS from the coding sequence ATGAATGAAGTGATGCTCCGTCGGCCCCCGGTGGGCCTGTGGGTCGGGGCGCTGCTGGTGGTCGCGTTGCTGCTGGCGCTGGTCCAGCTGGCCGGACGCTTGCCGCCTGCGTTGTGGTTCACCGCGCTGGTCGGTCCCGATCTGAGTGATGTACGGCAGCTGCTGGTGTATTTCAGCTGGCTCCCGCGCCTGGCCATGAGCGGGCTGTGCGGCGCTGCACTCGGGCTCGCCGGCTTGCTCATGCAGCAGGTATTGCGCAATCCGCTGGCCTCTCCCTCCACCCTGGGCGCAGCCAACGGCGCGCAGCTGGCTCTGGCGCTGACCACGCTCTATGCCCCGACCCTGCTGGTAGCCAGTGAATGGATCGCCTTTGCCGGCGCGGCGTTGGCGACGCTCGCGGTCATGCTGCTGGCGCACCGCCGCGGAATGTCGCCGCTCAGCCTGATCCTCGCCGGTCTGGTCATCAGCCTGTATCTCGGGGCGCTCAACGTCGTACTGATGTTGATGCAGCCGCAGGGACTGACTGCACTGTTCATCTGGACCGCAGGGTCGCTCAGCCAGCACAGCTGGGACGGCGTGCTGTTCCTGCTGCCACGCCTGGCGCTGGCGCTGCTCGCCGTGATGGTGCTGGCGCGCCCGCTGGCGCTGCTGGAGCTGGATGAAACCGGTGCTCGCAGCCTGGGCGTGTCGCTTGGCCGCCTGCGCGCGCTGGCACTGGGCATCGCCGTGTTCCTCACCGCCTGCGTCGTCAGCAGTGTCGGCGTGATCGGCTTCATCGGTCTCGCCGCACCGGCGATCGTGCGTCTGATGGGCGCCCGCAGTTTTGCCCAGCGTCTGATCTGGACGCCGCTGCTCGGCGCGGCGCTGCTCTGGCTGGCTGATCTGAGTTTGCAACAGCTGGCCGGCGAGCGTAGCGAGCTGCTGCCGACCGGCGCAGTGACCGCGTTGCTGGGCGCTCCGCTGCTGCTGTGGCTGTTGCCGAGGCTGCGCATGGGTGGCGCCCCGACGCTGCGCACCCCCGCCATGAGCCTCGGCTCGACGCGCCCGGCCGCGCGAACGCCGGTTGTACTTGGCCTGCTGTTGCTGGGGCTGGCCGCGCTCGCTCTGCTGCTTGGCCAGGGCCCGGACGGCTGGACGCTGACGCTGGATCCGGCGGTGCTCGAATGGCGCTTGCCGCGGGCCATGGCAGCGGTCGGTGCCGGGTTGATGCTGGCTGTGGCCGGCACCCTTCTGCAACGGCTGACGGGCAATCCGATGGCCAGCCCCGAGATCATGGGTATCAGCGCCGGCGCTGCACTGGGCCTGATGGCGATGGTGTTTCTGTGGCCGACAGCGCCGCTGCTCATCCGTCTGCTGGTCGGGTGTCTGGGCGCAGCGGTGACGCTGACGATCATCATCGGATTCGCTCGGCGGCAGGACTTTTCTCCCGAGCGCCTGCTGCTGGTCGGGATTGCCATCAGTGCCCTGTTCGATGCGGTGCAGACGCTGGTGCTGTCGCTCAATGATCCACGCGGGCAGAACCTCCTCGGCTGGTTGTCCGGCTCCACCTACCACGTGGAGATGCCGCTGGCCCTGGTCGCCTGTATCGGCGCCGGTGTGTTGTTGTTGGCGTGTCTGCCGCTGCAACGCTGGTTGACCCTGCTGCCGCTGGGCGACGGACCGCCGCGCAGCCTCGGGGTGCCGCTGGCGCGGGCGCGGCTGCTGCTGATGCTGCTGGCCGCGCTGCTCACCGCCGCGGGTACCCTGGTCATTGGACCCTTGAGCTTCGTCGGGCTGATGGCACCACACATGGCCCGACTGCTGGGCTTTCACCGCGCGCGGGGGCAGTTGCTGGCTGCGGCTGCGCTGGGCGCCGGCCTGATGCTGCTGGCTGACTGGCTCGGGCGCATGCTGATGTTCCCGGATCAGCTGCCGGCAGGCTTGCTCGCCGCCGTGCTCGGCGGCGCCTATCTCGTGTGGGGGCTCGGCCGCCGCAGTTGA
- a CDS encoding zinc-binding alcohol dehydrogenase family protein codes for MKAIGYTQHGDSSRDDALIDLDLPRPEPGPHDLLVRVAAVSVNPVDTKIRRTRAASHAAPQVLGWDAVGTVEQAGDAVEGFKAGDRVFYAGAIDRPGSNAEYQVVDARIVGHAPVSVNDAEAAALPLTAITAWELLFDRFCVAEGSGKGRSLLIIGAAGGVGSIMVQLAHRLTDLTVIGTAGRPESVEWVRQLGADHVIDHRQPMLPQLKELGLESVDMIASLTHTQDYYEQYVECLTPQGKLGLIDDFDSLDVIKLKPKSLSLHWEFMFARSLHQTQDMAAQGKLLQRVAQLIDSGALRTTLGEHFGTITAANLLKAHRLLESHQARGKIVLEGF; via the coding sequence ATGAAAGCGATCGGCTATACCCAGCACGGCGACAGCTCCCGTGACGATGCCCTGATCGACCTCGACCTGCCGCGCCCCGAGCCGGGTCCGCACGACCTACTGGTTCGGGTCGCGGCGGTGTCGGTCAACCCGGTCGATACGAAAATCCGCCGCACCCGGGCGGCAAGCCATGCGGCGCCGCAGGTGCTTGGCTGGGACGCGGTCGGCACGGTTGAGCAGGCCGGGGACGCCGTCGAAGGGTTCAAGGCGGGTGACCGGGTGTTCTACGCCGGCGCCATAGATCGACCGGGCAGCAACGCCGAGTATCAGGTGGTCGACGCGCGCATCGTCGGCCATGCGCCGGTGTCGGTGAATGACGCCGAGGCCGCCGCGCTGCCGCTTACCGCCATCACCGCCTGGGAACTGCTGTTCGATCGTTTCTGCGTGGCCGAGGGCAGCGGCAAGGGTCGTAGCCTGCTGATCATCGGCGCGGCCGGTGGTGTTGGTTCGATCATGGTGCAGCTCGCCCACCGCCTGACCGACCTGACCGTAATCGGTACCGCAGGCCGGCCGGAGAGCGTCGAATGGGTGCGCCAGCTGGGCGCCGATCACGTTATCGACCATCGCCAGCCGATGCTGCCACAACTGAAGGAGCTCGGGCTGGAGTCGGTCGACATGATCGCCTCGCTGACGCACACCCAGGACTATTACGAGCAGTACGTCGAGTGCCTGACGCCGCAGGGCAAGCTCGGGCTGATCGATGATTTCGACAGCCTGGACGTGATCAAGCTCAAGCCCAAGAGCCTGTCGCTGCACTGGGAGTTCATGTTCGCCCGCAGCCTGCATCAGACGCAGGACATGGCTGCGCAGGGCAAGCTGCTGCAACGCGTGGCGCAGCTGATCGACAGCGGGGCGCTGCGTACCACCCTTGGCGAACACTTCGGCACGATCACCGCGGCCAACCTGCTCAAGGCGCACAGGCTGCTCGAGAGCCATCAGGCACGTGGCAAGATCGTACTGGAAGGCTTCTGA
- a CDS encoding hydroxymethylglutaryl-CoA lyase: protein MQLPKTARLVEVGPRDGLQNEQQPISVADKVQLVNDLSAAGLGYIEVGSFVSPKWVPQMAGSAEVFAQIEQRPGVTYAALTPNLKGFEAALGAGVREVAVFAAASEAFSKRNINCSIDDSLLRFEPLMAAAARHSVRVRGYISCVLGCPYEGAVDPSRVAEIAAELIGMGCYEVSLGDTIGVGTAGDTRRLIDAVSKRVPREQLAGHFHDTYGQALANIHAALLDGIAVFDSSVAGLGGCPYARGATGNVATEDVLYLLNGLGIDTGVDMQRLVSAGERICQVLGKDNGSRVARAMLARAMTSDG from the coding sequence ATGCAGTTACCCAAGACAGCGCGACTCGTCGAAGTAGGGCCGCGCGACGGTCTGCAGAACGAGCAACAGCCCATCAGCGTCGCTGACAAGGTGCAGCTGGTGAACGACCTGAGCGCCGCCGGGCTCGGCTATATCGAAGTCGGCAGTTTCGTATCGCCCAAGTGGGTACCGCAAATGGCCGGGAGTGCTGAAGTGTTCGCGCAAATCGAGCAACGGCCGGGCGTGACCTATGCGGCGCTGACGCCCAATCTCAAGGGCTTCGAGGCCGCCCTGGGAGCAGGTGTACGCGAGGTGGCGGTGTTCGCCGCTGCGTCGGAGGCCTTCTCGAAGCGCAACATCAACTGCTCGATTGACGACAGCCTGCTGCGCTTCGAACCGCTGATGGCAGCGGCAGCACGCCACAGCGTGCGTGTCCGCGGTTACATTTCCTGCGTGCTCGGCTGCCCTTACGAGGGTGCTGTTGATCCCTCGCGGGTCGCTGAGATTGCCGCTGAACTGATTGGCATGGGCTGTTACGAAGTCTCACTTGGGGACACCATCGGGGTGGGCACTGCCGGCGACACCCGCCGGTTGATCGATGCGGTGAGCAAGCGTGTGCCCCGCGAGCAGCTGGCCGGACATTTTCACGATACCTACGGTCAGGCGCTGGCCAACATCCACGCGGCCCTGCTGGACGGCATCGCGGTGTTCGACAGCTCGGTCGCAGGGCTGGGTGGCTGCCCCTATGCGCGAGGCGCCACCGGAAATGTGGCCACCGAAGATGTGCTCTACCTGCTGAACGGGTTGGGCATCGACACCGGCGTGGACATGCAGCGTCTGGTGAGCGCCGGGGAGCGTATCTGCCAGGTGCTGGGCAAGGACAACGGGTCTCGAGTCGCTCGGGCAATGCTGGCCAGGGCGATGACCAGCGACGGATAA
- a CDS encoding NAD(P)H-dependent flavin oxidoreductase: MTRSNPLGTRIPLIQAPMAGVQGSALALEVCRAGALGSLPAAMLGPEALEQELSVLAAQSTGPWSANFFCHASPQPDAAASRRWREALSPYYDEYGIAPDAIAPGAARRPFDADALALLERYRPAVVSFHFGLPDATLLDRIKALGILVLSSATTVAEARWLEAHGADVIIAQGLEAGGHRGMFLEQDLTGQLGTLALVPQVVDAVRLPVVAAGGIADTRGIRAALALGACAVQLGTAYLLCPECTTSSVHRAALAGSGAEHTVLTNVFSGRPARGIVNRVVREVGPMSSAAPAFPLATAGIAPLRSAAEKQGRGDFSPLWSGQNASGCRAVSAYQLTCELSAAFAL, encoded by the coding sequence ATGACTCGTAGCAATCCGCTGGGCACGCGCATCCCGCTGATACAGGCGCCGATGGCCGGTGTGCAGGGCAGCGCCCTGGCTCTGGAAGTATGCCGAGCCGGCGCGCTCGGCTCCCTGCCGGCGGCGATGCTGGGCCCGGAGGCACTGGAGCAGGAGCTGAGCGTGCTCGCCGCTCAGAGTACCGGCCCCTGGAGCGCCAATTTCTTCTGTCATGCTTCGCCGCAGCCCGATGCTGCTGCCAGCAGACGCTGGCGCGAGGCGCTGAGCCCCTACTACGACGAGTACGGGATCGCCCCCGACGCGATCGCGCCGGGGGCTGCACGCAGACCCTTCGATGCCGATGCGCTCGCTCTGCTGGAGCGTTACCGCCCTGCCGTGGTGAGTTTTCATTTCGGACTACCCGACGCGACGCTGCTCGATCGCATCAAGGCGCTGGGCATCCTGGTGCTGTCCTCGGCGACCACCGTGGCCGAAGCGCGGTGGCTGGAAGCCCATGGTGCCGATGTGATCATCGCTCAGGGGCTCGAAGCCGGCGGTCATCGCGGCATGTTTCTCGAGCAGGACCTGACCGGGCAACTGGGCACGCTGGCGCTGGTTCCGCAGGTCGTCGATGCCGTACGTCTGCCCGTGGTGGCTGCCGGAGGCATTGCCGATACCCGCGGGATTCGCGCAGCGCTGGCGCTGGGCGCCTGCGCGGTGCAGCTGGGCACGGCGTATCTGCTGTGCCCGGAGTGCACCACATCGTCGGTCCACCGGGCGGCGCTGGCAGGATCGGGGGCGGAGCATACGGTGTTGACCAATGTGTTCAGCGGCCGACCCGCACGCGGGATCGTCAACCGGGTGGTGCGCGAGGTCGGTCCCATGTCGTCTGCGGCGCCGGCCTTTCCGCTTGCTACGGCAGGTATTGCACCGCTGCGCAGTGCAGCCGAGAAGCAGGGTAGAGGCGATTTCTCGCCTCTCTGGTCGGGACAGAATGCCAGCGGTTGCCGGGCGGTCTCTGCCTACCAGCTGACCTGCGAGCTGAGCGCCGCATTCGCGCTGTGA
- the fhuF gene encoding siderophore-iron reductase FhuF: MTQTLQNLFPGPLARLSDTLALPGDPRPSLGISDYLAPEQLADNLLRFAPQYAQADRRALVSIWIKYHFLRLVPAVVAASVMHDWRLPVHTASLRVAVGADGLPEAFILPDLGSAWNRQPRNGFERFEELMDGHLDPVIRTLCGQVKIAPKVLWSSVGHYYEWMLGELAHAGAPQDRIAQARELLQATCRPNGYTNPLYDSIRYVERPDADAPHRQRKHCCVRYLLPGKTLCATCPHTDNPPAGYQPDAILIQQA, encoded by the coding sequence GTGACCCAGACACTGCAGAATCTGTTTCCAGGTCCGCTGGCCAGGCTTTCCGACACGCTCGCGCTGCCAGGCGACCCGCGGCCGTCGCTCGGCATCAGCGACTACCTGGCGCCGGAACAGCTGGCCGATAATCTGCTGCGGTTTGCCCCGCAGTATGCCCAGGCCGATCGTCGCGCCCTGGTTTCGATCTGGATCAAGTACCATTTTCTCAGACTGGTGCCGGCCGTGGTCGCCGCCAGTGTGATGCATGACTGGCGCCTGCCGGTGCATACGGCATCACTACGGGTGGCAGTCGGCGCTGACGGCCTGCCGGAAGCGTTCATCCTTCCCGACCTGGGCAGCGCCTGGAACCGGCAGCCGCGCAATGGTTTCGAGCGGTTCGAAGAGCTGATGGATGGGCATCTCGATCCGGTCATCCGGACCCTCTGCGGGCAGGTGAAAATCGCGCCGAAAGTCCTCTGGAGCAGCGTCGGGCACTACTACGAGTGGATGCTCGGCGAGCTGGCGCATGCGGGAGCCCCACAGGACCGGATCGCGCAGGCGCGCGAGCTGCTGCAGGCCACCTGTCGTCCCAACGGTTACACCAATCCGTTGTACGACAGCATCCGCTACGTCGAGCGGCCCGATGCAGACGCTCCGCACCGACAACGCAAGCATTGCTGTGTGCGCTATCTGCTGCCGGGCAAGACGCTGTGCGCGACCTGTCCGCACACCGACAATCCGCCGGCCGGGTATCAGCCGGATGCCATTCTGATCCAACAGGCCTGA